A region from the Caldicellulosiruptor naganoensis genome encodes:
- a CDS encoding IS1182 family transposase has product MPRKHDKIVFKEYNPNQLIMPIDPEAFIPQTHLVRAIDKVIDKIDISTIVEKYKGGGTSSYHPLMLLKVLIYAYIQGIYSSRKIAKALQENITFMWLSKLQTPDFRTINRFRKEIIGDCIEEIFAQVIELLVKLGYVNFEYYYLDGTKIEANANKYTFVWARSTRTYKKKLREKVREILNEIERINEEEDRILGELDVNLEADYDSQELEQKVEELSQKIAEANFGSKRKERRVKKLVKTLQNNCVLRLKKYESYEQILNGRNSFSKTDNDATFMRMKDDHMKNGMLKPGYNVQIGTQNRFVIGFSIHQSPTDTVCLKEHLELVTKITGHKPKNIVADSGYGSEENYLHLKECGINSYIKYNTFDLEQTRRFKKDIFNVRNWEYIAEEDAYICPAGKKVKYLYPKISANERGFVSYEKVYQCEDICNGCEHREKCYKGKRWKKRFSIRPRLEKLKEEVRQRLLSREGEEIYEKRKIEVETVFGIIKNNKGFRRFLLRGMKGVKLEWGLVCIAYNIERLAKIIIGGWSKIASQPSCFLLHSSILTLNTIKCLILVIKNYCFWTASFFILIVFLNLTKKDLLK; this is encoded by the coding sequence ATGCCACGCAAACATGATAAAATAGTCTTCAAAGAATATAACCCCAACCAATTAATAATGCCAATCGACCCTGAAGCCTTTATCCCTCAAACTCATCTAGTAAGAGCAATCGATAAAGTCATTGATAAAATAGATATCTCAACCATAGTAGAGAAATACAAAGGTGGTGGGACTTCCAGCTACCATCCTTTGATGCTTTTGAAAGTACTTATCTATGCTTACATACAGGGGATATACTCTTCAAGAAAGATAGCAAAAGCACTTCAAGAGAATATAACCTTTATGTGGCTTTCAAAACTTCAAACCCCTGATTTCAGAACTATCAATAGATTCAGAAAAGAGATAATAGGTGATTGCATTGAAGAGATTTTCGCACAAGTTATTGAACTTCTTGTAAAACTGGGGTATGTAAACTTTGAGTATTACTACCTTGACGGGACAAAGATTGAAGCAAATGCGAACAAGTATACATTTGTATGGGCAAGAAGTACAAGAACATACAAAAAGAAATTAAGAGAAAAAGTAAGAGAAATTCTTAATGAAATAGAGAGGATAAATGAGGAAGAAGACAGAATTCTTGGCGAGTTGGATGTCAATTTAGAAGCTGATTATGATAGCCAAGAGCTTGAACAAAAAGTTGAAGAACTCTCCCAAAAGATAGCAGAAGCTAACTTTGGGAGCAAAAGGAAAGAAAGGAGAGTGAAAAAGCTTGTAAAAACTCTCCAAAACAACTGCGTATTAAGACTCAAGAAATATGAGTCTTATGAGCAGATCTTAAATGGCAGGAATAGTTTTTCAAAAACAGACAATGATGCCACATTTATGAGGATGAAGGATGACCATATGAAAAATGGGATGCTAAAACCCGGGTATAATGTACAAATCGGCACACAGAACCGATTTGTCATAGGTTTTAGCATCCACCAAAGTCCCACAGACACTGTCTGTCTAAAGGAACACCTTGAGCTTGTGACGAAGATAACAGGCCACAAGCCAAAGAACATTGTAGCAGACAGTGGCTATGGGTCTGAAGAAAACTACCTTCATCTGAAAGAATGTGGCATAAATAGCTACATTAAGTATAACACATTTGACTTGGAACAGACAAGAAGATTTAAGAAGGATATTTTCAATGTAAGGAACTGGGAGTACATAGCTGAAGAAGATGCATATATTTGTCCTGCTGGTAAGAAGGTGAAATACTTATATCCGAAGATAAGTGCAAATGAGAGAGGATTTGTAAGTTATGAGAAGGTATATCAATGTGAAGATATTTGTAATGGTTGTGAACACAGAGAAAAATGTTATAAAGGTAAGAGATGGAAGAAGAGATTTAGTATAAGACCGAGGTTAGAGAAATTGAAGGAAGAGGTGAGGCAAAGGCTGTTAAGTAGAGAAGGCGAAGAGATTTACGAAAAAAGGAAGATAGAAGTTGAGACAGTATTTGGGATAATAAAGAACAATAAAGGGTTTAGGAGATTCCTGCTCAGGGGTATGAAGGGTGTGAAGCTTGAGTGGGGTTTGGTTTGTATTGCCTATAACATAGAAAGATTGGCGAAGATAATAATAGGGGGTTGGAGCAAAATTGCCAGCCAACCCTCTTGCTTTTTACTGCATAGTTCAATATTAACATTAAATACCATCAAATGCTTGATTTTGGTTATTAAAAATTATTGTTTTTGGACAGCCTCTTTTTTTATTCTGATAGTTTTTCTGAATTTAACAAAAAAAGACCTTTTGAAATAA
- the galE gene encoding UDP-glucose 4-epimerase GalE — MILVTGGAGYIGSHMVWLLLERGYDVVVIDNLEKGHSKAVLGGKFCKGDLKDKEFLDKVFSENEISAVIHFAASSLVGESVQNPIKYYYNNVYGTLNLVDTMIKHNVKKLVFSSTAAVYGEPENIPILETDKTEPTNPYGETKLAIEKMLKWMDTAYGLKFVSLRYFNVAGAHPDGIIGEDHNPETHLIPIVLQAALGIREKVTVYGNDYNTKDGTCIRDYIHVLDLCDAHLKALEYLEKYNKSDIFNLGNGLGFSVMEVIEKASEVVGKKIPYEIGQRRPGDPSILVASSQKAQEVLGWKQKYNSLEVIISTAWKWYSTHPNGYDEK; from the coding sequence ATGATTCTTGTTACAGGTGGAGCAGGATATATAGGAAGCCATATGGTTTGGCTTTTGCTTGAAAGAGGGTATGACGTTGTTGTAATTGACAATCTCGAAAAGGGTCATTCGAAAGCGGTACTTGGTGGAAAGTTCTGCAAGGGTGATTTGAAAGACAAGGAGTTTTTAGATAAAGTCTTTTCAGAAAATGAGATCTCAGCAGTCATTCATTTTGCAGCATCCTCCTTGGTTGGTGAAAGTGTACAAAATCCAATAAAGTATTACTATAACAATGTCTATGGCACACTCAATCTGGTAGATACAATGATAAAGCACAACGTTAAAAAACTTGTATTCTCATCAACAGCAGCAGTATATGGAGAGCCAGAAAACATTCCTATACTTGAGACAGACAAAACTGAGCCGACAAACCCTTACGGTGAGACAAAACTTGCAATTGAGAAAATGTTAAAATGGATGGATACAGCATATGGTTTAAAATTTGTATCGCTCAGATACTTCAATGTAGCTGGTGCTCATCCGGATGGAATTATTGGTGAGGACCACAACCCTGAAACTCATTTGATACCAATAGTCCTTCAAGCAGCACTTGGTATACGCGAAAAGGTCACTGTCTACGGCAATGACTATAACACAAAAGATGGCACATGTATAAGAGATTATATACATGTTCTTGATTTGTGTGATGCGCACCTAAAAGCATTAGAATATTTGGAAAAATATAATAAAAGCGATATATTTAATCTTGGAAACGGATTGGGCTTTTCTGTAATGGAGGTAATTGAAAAAGCAAGTGAGGTTGTTGGGAAAAAGATTCCATATGAAATTGGTCAGAGAAGACCAGGAGACCCTTCAATTTTAGTTGCATCATCTCAAAAGGCACAGGAAGTGCTTGGCTGGAAGCAAAAGTACAATAGCTTAGAGGTTATAATTTCAACTGCATGGAAATGGTACTCGACACATCCAAATGGCTATGATGAAAAATAA
- the rho gene encoding transcription termination factor Rho, whose translation MPNSVDGFLKGKSIIELREIAKSLGIQKYSLLKKNQLIEAIKEFIGTTPQDAQILEGIEKKEKSKRGRKKKSEMLQQQESVAADVQNEQVVEEIENKEESNKAEAVPSGIETQVKEQGKEGEEKAPKEGKESKDAAKTVEKREEEKKVIELKEKKEEKKEDKMLIEIPPELKELEGKVEIGGIGEGVLEIIYEPGGGGGYGFLRDDSFMPGPNDIYVSPSQIRKFNLKTGDKIRGPIRLPKENEKFAGLLYVQSVNDMKPEEVAKRTPFEDLTPIFPNRRIVLENKKEPNDLAVRLIDLIAPIGRGQRGLIVAPPKAGKTTLLKKIANSILTNYDDLHLIVLLIDERPEEVTDMQDSIKAEIHYSTFDETPEHHIKVAEMVLERAMRLVECKRDVVILLDSLTRLARAYNLVEPPSGRTLSGGLDPNALHKPKKFFGAARNLKEGGSLTILATALIETGSRMDDVIYEEFKGTGNMELHLDRKLSEKRIFPAIDINKSGTRREELLLSEEEKAAVDAIRRALSNLGTTETTERIINSLARTKSNEEFIKTILKNLP comes from the coding sequence GTGCCTAACTCGGTTGATGGGTTTTTAAAAGGAAAGTCGATTATAGAACTTCGTGAGATTGCTAAAAGTCTTGGTATTCAAAAATATTCTTTGCTTAAAAAGAATCAGCTTATAGAAGCAATTAAAGAGTTTATTGGTACAACACCACAAGATGCACAAATATTAGAAGGTATAGAGAAAAAAGAGAAAAGCAAAAGAGGAAGAAAGAAAAAAAGTGAAATGCTTCAGCAGCAAGAATCTGTAGCAGCAGATGTTCAAAATGAACAGGTAGTAGAAGAAATAGAAAATAAAGAAGAATCTAACAAAGCTGAAGCAGTGCCGTCTGGAATAGAAACACAGGTTAAAGAACAAGGAAAAGAAGGAGAAGAAAAGGCACCAAAAGAGGGAAAAGAATCTAAAGATGCTGCTAAGACAGTAGAAAAAAGAGAAGAAGAAAAGAAGGTTATAGAACTGAAAGAAAAAAAAGAAGAAAAAAAAGAGGATAAAATGCTTATTGAAATTCCACCAGAATTAAAAGAACTTGAAGGTAAAGTTGAGATAGGTGGTATAGGCGAAGGAGTTTTAGAGATTATATATGAACCAGGTGGCGGCGGTGGTTACGGTTTTCTGAGAGACGACTCATTTATGCCAGGACCAAATGATATCTATGTCTCACCATCTCAAATCAGAAAATTCAATCTCAAAACAGGTGACAAGATAAGAGGTCCAATTAGACTACCCAAAGAAAATGAAAAATTTGCAGGGCTTTTGTACGTCCAAAGCGTCAATGACATGAAACCTGAAGAGGTTGCAAAACGTACACCTTTTGAGGACTTGACTCCAATTTTTCCCAATAGAAGAATTGTTTTGGAAAACAAAAAAGAACCGAACGATTTGGCAGTAAGACTAATTGACTTGATTGCTCCAATTGGAAGAGGCCAGAGAGGTCTTATCGTAGCGCCACCAAAAGCTGGTAAAACAACGCTTTTAAAGAAAATAGCAAATAGTATTTTGACAAACTATGATGATTTGCACTTGATTGTTCTTTTGATTGACGAAAGGCCTGAAGAGGTCACAGACATGCAAGATTCCATAAAAGCAGAAATCCATTATTCTACATTTGATGAGACGCCTGAACACCATATCAAGGTTGCTGAGATGGTACTGGAGAGGGCTATGCGACTTGTTGAATGCAAGAGGGACGTTGTTATTCTTCTTGATAGCCTCACAAGGCTTGCACGCGCATATAACTTAGTTGAGCCACCTTCTGGAAGAACACTCTCTGGTGGTCTTGACCCTAACGCTCTTCACAAACCAAAGAAGTTCTTTGGTGCTGCACGAAACCTCAAAGAAGGTGGGAGCCTTACAATTCTTGCAACAGCCCTAATTGAGACAGGCTCAAGAATGGACGATGTAATTTATGAAGAGTTCAAAGGGACAGGCAATATGGAGCTTCACCTTGATAGAAAACTTTCTGAGAAGAGAATATTCCCAGCAATTGATATTAACAAGTCTGGAACACGAAGGGAAGAGCTTTTACTGTCTGAAGAAGAAAAGGCTGCAGTTGATGCTATTCGAAGAGCACTTTCTAACCTTGGTACTACTGAGACAACAGAGAGGATTATCAATAGTTTAGCAAGAACGAAGTCAAATGAGGAGTTTATAAAGACAATATTAAAAAATTTACCATAA
- a CDS encoding PocR ligand-binding domain-containing protein, with protein MDFKEIIKYDNLISVLDNFSYITGISANFLTADNQWVENKKKGTCEFCMLMKKYYQNGEACRNSDLAGAQTAQKKKGVHVYRCHMGLVEAVIPLFFNNSYIGALFIGQILLEPPTEKMWQEVFEKIKDQPLDIEAARRGFFNLTHIDHEKLQSVLDMMHIVAKYIIDSEMIRISSLSSIEKIIEYIKNHYMEDITLEDLAKMVYLSPTYLSYLFKKQLGITFKEYLINIRLKKSKELIETTDLSIGEISKMVGIEDQNYFSRLFKRKFGVSPLNYKKDKYIYDISKKNANT; from the coding sequence ATGGATTTTAAAGAGATTATCAAATACGACAATTTGATTTCGGTTTTGGACAACTTTTCTTACATTACTGGAATTTCAGCAAATTTCTTAACAGCTGACAATCAATGGGTTGAGAACAAAAAAAAGGGCACATGTGAGTTTTGTATGTTAATGAAGAAGTATTACCAGAATGGTGAAGCATGCCGAAATTCTGATCTGGCCGGTGCACAAACTGCTCAAAAGAAAAAAGGTGTACATGTTTACAGATGCCACATGGGACTTGTTGAAGCTGTAATACCTCTTTTTTTCAACAATAGCTACATTGGAGCACTTTTTATAGGACAGATTTTGTTAGAGCCCCCAACTGAAAAAATGTGGCAGGAAGTTTTTGAAAAGATAAAAGACCAGCCACTTGACATTGAAGCAGCAAGGAGGGGCTTTTTTAACCTTACTCATATAGACCATGAAAAACTCCAGAGTGTGCTTGACATGATGCACATTGTTGCAAAGTACATCATAGATTCAGAGATGATTAGGATATCTTCTCTTTCATCAATTGAAAAGATAATAGAGTACATTAAAAATCATTATATGGAAGATATAACCTTAGAAGATTTGGCAAAGATGGTTTATCTGTCGCCAACATACTTGAGCTATCTTTTCAAAAAACAACTTGGAATAACCTTTAAAGAATATCTTATAAATATAAGACTGAAAAAGTCAAAAGAGCTTATTGAAACCACAGACCTGTCAATCGGAGAGATTTCAAAAATGGTGGGGATAGAAGACCAGAATTACTTTAGCAGACTTTTTAAAAGAAAATTTGGAGTGTCGCCGTTGAATTACAAAAAGGATAAATATATTTACGATATATCTAAAAAAAATGCTAATACATAA
- the lon gene encoding endopeptidase La encodes METISKKTIPVIPLRGLVVFPYMMLHFDVGRQISLKALEEAMNSDQQVLLLAQKDPKQEEPTPDDLYQFGTVAKIRQMLRLPSETSRILVEGLSRAKVIDYVSVDPYFLVEVEEYKENDGNLDDPELEALIRNVVSAFEEYARLTSRIPPDAILSVTTIQNPGQLADVIAANVIVKLEDKQLLLEQVDLKERLTKLYELMLKEKEIIEIERKITLKVKKQIDKMQKEYYLREQLKAIQSELGEKDSLFSEAQEYREQVKKLGLTNEGLQKVLKEIDRLEKLPPNSPEVGVIRTYLEWIIDLPWNVKSEEKIDINVVKKVLDEDHYGLIKVKERILEYIAVRKLKNNLKGPILCLVGPPGVGKTSIAKSIARALNRNYVRISLGGLRDEAEIRGHRKTYVGAMPGRIIYALRQAKTKNPLILLDEIDKMSHDFRGDPASALLEVLDSEQNYAFRDHYIEIPFDLSEVMFIATANTLETIPRPLLDRLEVIEITGYTEEEKVEIAKRYLFPKQIEQNGLKKSQIRYDEAVIRDIISFYTRESGVRNLEREIARLCRRVAKEILEENKKMVRVTPKNLEKYLGVRKYRRDELIEEDRIGIVTGLAWTPFGGETLSVEALVMPGNGKLELTGQLGDVMKESAKAAVSIIRARAKDLEIDENFYKECDIHIHVPEGAIPKDGPSAGVTMATAMVSALSKKPVRHDIAMTGEITLSGRILPIGGVKEKVLAAKRVGIKNVVLPYENKKDVDELEDYVKKDMNFIFVKTIDEVFKIAIKK; translated from the coding sequence ATGGAAACAATAAGCAAAAAAACTATACCGGTTATACCATTGCGGGGACTTGTGGTATTTCCATACATGATGCTTCACTTTGATGTAGGAAGGCAGATCTCACTAAAAGCATTAGAAGAAGCTATGAACAGCGACCAGCAAGTTTTGCTTTTGGCCCAAAAAGATCCAAAACAGGAAGAACCAACACCTGATGATTTATATCAGTTTGGAACGGTTGCAAAGATCAGACAGATGCTGAGGCTTCCGAGCGAAACTTCAAGAATTTTGGTAGAAGGGCTTAGCAGGGCAAAGGTAATAGATTACGTTTCTGTTGATCCATACTTTTTGGTAGAGGTTGAAGAATACAAAGAAAACGATGGTAATTTAGACGACCCTGAATTAGAAGCACTTATAAGAAACGTAGTTTCTGCATTTGAAGAGTATGCAAGGCTAACAAGTAGAATTCCACCTGATGCTATTTTATCTGTTACCACAATTCAAAATCCTGGACAGCTTGCTGATGTTATTGCAGCAAATGTTATTGTCAAGCTTGAAGACAAGCAGCTACTTTTAGAACAAGTAGACCTAAAAGAAAGGCTCACAAAGCTATATGAGCTCATGTTAAAAGAAAAAGAAATAATTGAAATAGAGAGAAAAATTACCCTCAAGGTTAAAAAACAGATTGACAAGATGCAAAAAGAATATTACTTGAGAGAGCAGCTCAAAGCAATCCAGAGCGAACTTGGTGAAAAGGACAGCCTTTTTTCAGAAGCTCAAGAGTACAGAGAGCAGGTAAAAAAATTGGGTCTTACTAATGAAGGTTTGCAAAAAGTTTTAAAGGAAATAGATAGACTTGAAAAACTTCCTCCAAATTCACCTGAGGTTGGTGTGATTCGAACATATTTAGAATGGATTATTGACCTTCCGTGGAATGTAAAAAGTGAAGAAAAGATTGATATAAACGTGGTAAAAAAGGTTTTAGATGAGGATCACTATGGTTTAATAAAGGTAAAAGAAAGGATTCTTGAATATATCGCGGTGAGGAAATTAAAAAACAACTTAAAAGGTCCTATTTTGTGCTTAGTTGGGCCACCCGGTGTAGGTAAGACATCTATTGCAAAATCAATTGCAAGAGCCTTAAATAGAAATTATGTGCGAATCTCTCTTGGTGGTCTTAGGGATGAGGCAGAAATTCGTGGACACAGAAAGACATATGTTGGGGCTATGCCAGGGAGAATTATCTATGCTCTTCGGCAGGCAAAGACAAAAAATCCGCTTATACTTTTAGATGAAATTGACAAGATGTCACACGATTTTAGAGGTGACCCTGCATCTGCCCTTTTGGAGGTGCTTGACAGTGAGCAAAACTATGCATTCCGTGACCATTATATTGAAATTCCGTTTGATTTGTCAGAAGTGATGTTTATTGCAACAGCAAACACACTTGAGACAATCCCAAGGCCTCTTCTTGACAGGCTTGAAGTCATTGAAATTACAGGTTATACTGAAGAGGAGAAGGTGGAGATTGCAAAAAGATATTTGTTCCCTAAGCAGATAGAGCAAAATGGACTTAAGAAGTCTCAAATTAGATATGATGAAGCTGTAATTCGTGATATAATATCATTCTATACAAGAGAGTCAGGTGTTAGAAACTTAGAAAGAGAGATTGCAAGGCTTTGCAGGCGTGTTGCAAAAGAGATTTTGGAAGAGAACAAAAAAATGGTTAGGGTTACCCCAAAGAACTTGGAGAAATATCTGGGTGTGAGGAAATATAGAAGAGATGAACTAATTGAAGAAGACAGAATAGGAATTGTAACAGGCCTTGCATGGACACCTTTTGGCGGGGAGACACTCTCTGTTGAGGCACTCGTTATGCCAGGAAACGGTAAACTTGAGCTTACCGGTCAGCTTGGTGATGTCATGAAAGAGTCGGCAAAGGCAGCAGTTAGTATCATCCGTGCACGAGCTAAAGATCTTGAAATAGATGAGAATTTCTATAAAGAGTGTGATATTCATATTCATGTACCAGAAGGTGCTATACCGAAAGATGGACCATCTGCTGGAGTTACTATGGCAACCGCAATGGTCTCAGCTCTTTCTAAAAAACCTGTAAGGCATGACATCGCGATGACAGGAGAGATTACTTTAAGTGGGAGGATTTTGCCAATTGGCGGTGTGAAAGAGAAAGTACTGGCTGCAAAAAGAGTCGGAATAAAAAATGTGGTTTTACCTTATGAGAACAAAAAGGATGTAGATGAACTGGAGGATTATGTTAAAAAAGATATGAACTTTATTTTTGTCAAGACAATTGATGAGGTGTTTAAAATTGCAATAAAGAAGTAA
- a CDS encoding galactokinase: MEIKDLLKVFEEVYGKTDEKIRCFFSSGRVNLIGEHTDYNGGYVFPAALNVGTTVLIRKRQDSKIRLYATDLKELVEADIENIDSYKSIKWGNYQLGVIKELMNSGYNVGGADMLFHDTVPHGAGLSSSAAIECATGIAIYSIFNEKPIDKVALSFICQRAENRFVGVNCGIMDQFASSLGKKDYAIFLNTRTMEYKYVPLKLGDYKIVVSNTNKKRSLASSKYNERREECEKGLKMLQKKLTISCLGELDRDTFEKYKDLIEDETILKRVRHVIYENDRVLKSIEVLEKGDLVSFGKLMIDSHISLRDDYEVTGFELDTLFEEALKINGVIGSRMTGAGFGGCTVSIVHKDAIDEFIKKVGENYYQKTSLKPDFYIFDIDDGAREIEI, translated from the coding sequence ATGGAAATCAAAGATCTTTTGAAGGTGTTCGAAGAGGTTTATGGTAAAACAGATGAAAAGATAAGGTGCTTTTTTTCAAGCGGAAGAGTAAACCTGATCGGCGAGCACACAGACTACAATGGCGGGTATGTTTTCCCTGCAGCGCTCAATGTGGGCACAACCGTTTTGATTAGAAAAAGACAAGACAGCAAAATAAGACTTTATGCAACAGATTTAAAAGAGCTTGTTGAAGCTGATATTGAGAATATAGATAGCTACAAGTCTATCAAGTGGGGGAATTATCAACTTGGTGTTATAAAAGAGCTTATGAACTCAGGCTATAATGTTGGTGGTGCTGATATGCTCTTTCATGACACAGTTCCCCACGGTGCTGGGCTTTCTTCTTCTGCAGCAATTGAGTGTGCAACTGGTATTGCAATCTATTCGATTTTTAATGAAAAACCCATTGATAAGGTAGCTTTAAGTTTTATTTGCCAACGAGCTGAAAATAGATTTGTTGGTGTAAACTGTGGAATTATGGACCAGTTTGCATCAAGCCTTGGTAAAAAAGACTATGCAATTTTCTTAAACACAAGGACTATGGAGTACAAGTATGTACCTTTAAAGCTTGGTGATTACAAGATTGTTGTTAGTAATACAAATAAAAAAAGAAGTCTTGCCAGCTCAAAATACAATGAAAGAAGAGAAGAGTGTGAAAAAGGGCTTAAAATGTTGCAAAAAAAGCTTACAATTTCCTGCCTTGGCGAGCTGGATAGAGACACATTTGAAAAGTATAAAGACTTAATTGAAGATGAAACCATCTTGAAAAGGGTAAGACATGTTATTTATGAAAATGACAGGGTATTAAAGTCGATTGAGGTGTTAGAAAAAGGCGACCTTGTCAGTTTTGGAAAGCTCATGATAGACTCTCATATATCTTTGCGTGATGACTATGAAGTGACCGGATTTGAGCTTGACACACTTTTTGAAGAAGCTCTCAAGATAAACGGGGTAATTGGCAGTCGCATGACAGGTGCTGGCTTTGGCGGCTGTACAGTTTCAATTGTTCACAAGGATGCTATTGATGAGTTTATAAAAAAGGTTGGAGAAAATTATTATCAAAAAACTTCTTTAAAGCCTGACTTTTATATCTTTGACATTGACGATGGAGCAAGAGAGATAGAAATTTAA
- a CDS encoding DUF523 domain-containing protein has protein sequence MKFALISSCLIGLNTKYDGTNNLRSEIVERLKKEYILIPVCPEQLGGLPTPRNPCEIKDGRVFDIQGRDLTDNFYRGAIETLKVARFFGADIAFLKSKSPSCGFGKVYDGSFSKKLVDGIGITAKILGENGIEIVCID, from the coding sequence ATGAAATTTGCACTTATAAGTAGCTGTCTTATAGGGCTTAATACGAAATATGATGGAACAAATAACTTGAGAAGTGAGATAGTAGAGAGACTCAAAAAAGAGTATATTTTGATACCTGTCTGCCCGGAGCAGCTTGGTGGTCTTCCAACCCCCAGAAACCCTTGTGAAATTAAAGATGGTAGAGTATTTGATATACAAGGCCGAGACCTTACCGATAATTTTTATAGAGGTGCTATAGAAACATTAAAAGTAGCAAGGTTTTTTGGTGCAGACATTGCATTTTTAAAGTCCAAAAGTCCTTCCTGTGGCTTTGGCAAGGTTTATGATGGTAGTTTTTCAAAAAAGCTTGTAGATGGTATAGGAATTACTGCAAAAATTTTAGGAGAGAATGGTATTGAGATTGTTTGTATTGACTAA
- the galT gene encoding galactose-1-phosphate uridylyltransferase, producing the protein MAELRWNPLLRDWVMIASHRQERPQMPKDWCPFCPGSGRVPETYDVLEYDNDFPALMQNPPEPDPVATSFYKVAPAYGKCEVILYSPNHTITLPELNVQHIRKLVDLWVERFEALRKDPNIKFIFIFENRGEIVGVTMPHPHGQIYGYSWIPLKILRELESAEMHYNSYNECLICRIDKEEMKFKKRIIIENEHFVTYLPFFTEYPYGVFISPKRHVGTISEFTDDEKNSFAKILKETTGTLDSLFDYQFPYMMCFHQLPVNVDKDYSSFYHFHVEFYPPMRSKDKQKFNASSETGAWAPCNTTSPEEKAEELRQAYKRFLDKLQGGK; encoded by the coding sequence ATGGCAGAACTAAGGTGGAACCCACTTTTACGCGACTGGGTAATGATTGCATCACACAGGCAAGAAAGACCTCAAATGCCGAAAGACTGGTGTCCTTTTTGCCCTGGTTCTGGCAGAGTACCAGAAACTTACGACGTTTTAGAGTATGACAATGATTTTCCGGCACTTATGCAAAATCCACCAGAACCTGATCCTGTGGCAACCAGTTTTTATAAAGTGGCTCCTGCTTATGGAAAGTGTGAGGTCATTTTGTACTCACCAAATCATACAATAACATTACCTGAGCTGAACGTTCAGCATATTCGAAAGCTTGTAGACCTGTGGGTAGAAAGGTTTGAAGCCTTGAGAAAAGATCCAAATATAAAGTTTATATTCATCTTTGAAAACAGAGGCGAGATTGTGGGTGTTACAATGCCACATCCACATGGACAAATATATGGTTATTCATGGATTCCACTAAAGATTTTACGTGAACTTGAAAGTGCTGAGATGCACTATAATTCTTACAACGAGTGTCTAATTTGTAGAATTGACAAAGAAGAGATGAAATTTAAAAAAAGAATAATAATCGAAAATGAACACTTTGTGACATATCTTCCTTTCTTTACAGAGTATCCATATGGTGTGTTTATCTCACCAAAACGCCATGTTGGAACAATATCAGAATTTACAGATGATGAAAAGAACAGTTTTGCAAAGATTTTGAAAGAAACTACAGGCACACTTGACAGCTTGTTTGACTATCAATTTCCGTATATGATGTGTTTTCATCAGCTACCTGTAAATGTCGACAAGGACTATTCAAGCTTCTATCATTTTCACGTTGAATTTTATCCGCCGATGCGTTCAAAAGACAAACAAAAGTTCAATGCATCAAGCGAGACAGGTGCATGGGCGCCGTGCAATACAACATCTCCCGAAGAAAAGGCAGAAGAGTTAAGACAGGCGTATAAGAGATTTTTGGACAAGTTGCAAGGAGGCAAATAA
- the yihA gene encoding ribosome biogenesis GTP-binding protein YihA/YsxC has protein sequence MKINLSNARLEKIAVKKDDYPPIKMPEMCICGRSNVGKSSFINTIFKDKLARVGSTPGKTCTINFFNIDNKFRVVDLPGYGYAQVSKEEKKRWKDMIEEYLLEREELKLAVLLLDSRHLPTEDDKIMLSFFDKKEIPIMIVLTKCDKLSNNELTKNTELISKELGIEKDLFYQFSAKTGMGAKQIQYSIVKFMEEAILKEKGKK, from the coding sequence TTGAAAATAAACCTATCAAATGCACGGCTTGAGAAAATTGCTGTCAAAAAGGATGACTATCCACCTATAAAGATGCCCGAAATGTGTATATGTGGAAGATCAAATGTTGGAAAGTCTTCATTTATTAACACAATCTTCAAGGACAAATTAGCAAGGGTTGGCTCAACACCGGGCAAGACTTGTACAATAAACTTTTTCAACATTGATAACAAGTTCAGAGTTGTTGACCTTCCCGGATATGGTTATGCTCAAGTTTCAAAAGAAGAAAAGAAAAGATGGAAGGATATGATAGAAGAGTATCTTTTAGAAAGAGAAGAGCTAAAACTTGCGGTTTTGCTGCTTGATTCAAGACATCTTCCAACAGAAGATGACAAAATTATGCTTAGCTTTTTTGACAAGAAAGAGATTCCTATTATGATTGTCTTGACAAAATGCGATAAACTTTCTAATAATGAACTTACAAAGAATACAGAACTTATTTCGAAAGAACTTGGAATCGAAAAGGATCTATTCTATCAATTTTCTGCAAAAACAGGCATGGGTGCAAAGCAGATTCAATACAGTATTGTAAAATTTATGGAAGAGGCAATTTTAAAAGAGAAGGGGAAAAAATGA